The following are encoded together in the Notolabrus celidotus isolate fNotCel1 chromosome 9, fNotCel1.pri, whole genome shotgun sequence genome:
- the zgc:158260 gene encoding putative protein FAM47D, translated as MDITGMDINKTSPLFPWYKERLKTRFLNPPKNKVSLVCSFVNTGLDDFSDCPSLLSGAQRGVSPVLFHSTQNKKSNQKQRQSISKEHACFSKQMIQKQLRKEYIAAVEEKLTKCPLTMYPHYKDHMTPELFHKVASILDPEMCVNDASRLPTPTEHHVAEDNDKNCKEE; from the exons ATGGATATCACTGGCAtggatataaataaaacaagtccTCTTTTCCCTTG gtacaaagagagactgaagACAAGGTTCCTCAATCCTCCCAAAAACAAGGTTTCTTTGGTCTGCAGTTTTGTAAACACAGGTCTTGATGACTTCAGCGACTGTCCGTCACTTCTATCAGGGGCCCAGAGAGGTGTCTCGCCTGTtctttttcacagcacccaaaacaAAAAATCCAATCAGAAGCAGAGACAGAGCATCTCTAAAGAGCATGCCTGCTTCTCAAAGCAGATGATCCAAAAACAGCTTCGCAAAGaatatattgctgctgtggaggaaAAACTGACAAAGTGTCCTCTAACAATGTACCCGCACTATAaagatcacatgactccagag TTATTTCATAAGGTGGCGTCAATTTTGGACCCAGAGATGTGCGTGAATGACGCCTCCAGACTTCCTACACCCACGGAGCACCATGTGGCAGAGGACAATGACAAAAACTGTaaagaagaataa